The genome window CGTCCTACGACGAGGTGGTCTTCTGCGGCTTTGGCGAGCCGCTCCTAAGCGCCCAGATCGTGGCCGAGACGGCCCGGTGGCTCAAAGAACGCGGCGCGCGGGTCCGGGTGAACACCAACGGGACCGCCCACCTGGCCCGGGGTGAGACCGCCGCCGGGCTCCTCGAACCGCTCCGCGGGCTGGTGGACGAGTTCTCCGTGAGCCTGAACGCCGCCGACGCCGCGGGGTACGTAAAAATCTGCCGGCCGGTGTTCGGGGAGGCCGCCTTCACCGCGGTGCTGGATTTCACCAGAACCGCCGTGGGGCTCGGATTCGCGGTCACCGCCAGCGCCGTCGCCCTGCCGGACACGGACCTCGCGCCCGTGGAGAGGCTGGCGGCCGGGCTGGGCGCCCGATTCCGCGCCCGGACCTATAAAAACGACTAGGGGAATCACCTGACCGTCTTCAAAACCAAAGACCCCACCCTCGACGCCTACCTCGTGGAGATAAACCGGTTCCCCGTGCTATCGCGGCAGGAGGAGCTGGAGCTGGCCCTCCGCGCCAGGGCCGGCGACGAGGTGGCCACCAAGCGCCTCATCGAGGCCAACCTGCGCTTCGTGGTCAAGATTGCCTTCAAGTACGCCCACCAGGGACTCCCGCTGACGGACATCATCTCCGCGGGCAACGAGGGACTGATAATCGCCGTGCGCCACTTCGAGCCCGAGCGCGGCATCCGCCTCATCTCCTACGGCGTGTGGTGGATCCGGCAGTCCATAAGCCGCGTCCTGGCCAACGACTCGCGCACCATCCGCTTCCCCTTCTACATCTACTGCGACCTGTACCGGATGATACGGATGCGGGAGGTCTTCCAGAGCCGCCACGGCCGCCAGCCGTCACTCGAAGAGCTCTCCGACGAGACGGGCATCACGGCGGAAAAGCTCCAGCGCATCTCGACCCTGGCCACCAACAGGCTCTCCCTCAACCGCCCCATCGTCCCCGACGGGGAGACCGAGGTGTTGGACCTGTTGACCGACTCCCAAGTCGAGAGCCCCGAACGGTTGCTCATCGCCGAGGACCGGCAGCGGGAGCTGGAGGAACTGATGGCGAAGCTGCCCAAACGCCAGCGGCGGATCGTGGAGTTGCACTACGGGATCGGCCACAAGGCGATGACCCTGCGCCAGATAGGGGAGGTCTTCAACCTCTCCCGGGAGCGGATCCGGCAGATCGAGGCGGTCGCATTCGCAAAGCTCCGGAGGGAGGCCTCGACGGCCCTGACCGCGGAGGACGCCCTTGACACGGACCGACGCGCCGAATAAACTTAACCGGGCAATCAGCCGAACCCTTATAAGCCATGGATTTTGACGAACTACTAGAGATTCTGGCCTGCCCGGTCTGTAAGACGCCGGTCCACCTGGACGGGACCGGCGAGCGGATCGTGTGCGACTCCTGCGGCCGCCGATACCCCATCCGCGACGGCATCCCGGTGATGCTCGTCGAGGAGGCCGAAGGGGGCGAGTAGGGTCGGCCGGGCCGGGGGGCGCGGGGCCGGGGCTATCCTTCACCGCACGGGGCCGGGAAGGGGCGCGGGGGCTGGGATTTAAAAAGAGGCAGGGGATTTTAATCCCTTGTCAGTCACCCTCGCGCGCAGTGACCGGGGGGTGAATAGGGGCCGACCGGGCCGGAGGGCGCGTAGGGGGCCGGTTTTATCCTTCACCGCACGGGACCGGGAAGGGGCGCGGGGGCTGGGTTCATTTTTCACTGCGCGGGGTCGGGGAGCGAGTAGAGCCGACCGGGCTGGCGGGCGCGTAGGGGGCCGGTTTTATCCTTCACCGCACGGGGCCGGGAAGCGAATAGAGCCGACCGGACCGCAGGCGCGCGGGGTCCGGGGAGCGCGTAGGTGGCCGAAGGGGCGACCGCGGCGCACGAGACGCGGCGGCATCCCTTCGGTCTGAGAAACGGCGCAACCGGAGACCGGGGGACGGGCCCGCCGCGCGATGGACCCGCTTCGACCCGCGACACGGGAAAGGACCGTCGTGACCGAGTACCAGGCCATCATCCCCGCCGCCGGAATCGGCACGCGCCTCAAACCCCACACCCACACCATCCCCAAGGCGCTCATCCGGGTGGCCGGCAAGCCCATCCTGGGCTACATCCTCGACGACGTCGCCCGCGCCGGCATCAAGGACGTCACCCTCGTCACCGGCTTCTTCGCCGAGAAGGTGGAGGATTACGCCCGGGCCGCCTACTCCGGCTTGAACCTCACCTTCGCCCGCCAGACCGAGCAGCTCGGCCTGGGACACGCCGTCTGGACCGCCCTGGGTAAAAAGCGCGACCTCCCCAGCCTCGTCATCCTCGGCGACACCATCGTCGAGGCCGACATCGCCGGCATTCTCGACCAGCCCGACAACGTCATCGCCGTCGCCCCCACCGACGACCCCCGGCGCTTCGGCATCGTCGAGCTTTCGGGCGACCGCATCGTGCGCATGGTGGAAAAGCCCGCCGACCCGCCCTCGAACCTCGCCATCGTCGGGCTCTATCTCATCCGCGATTCCGAGGCGCTCTACCGCGCCCTGGGCGGCAACATTCACGCCGGCCTGCGCACCAAGGGCGAGTTCCAGCTCACCGACGCCCTGGCGCGGATGCTCGCCGACGGGACCGTCTTCCGCCCCTGGAAAATCGCCGGCTGGTTCGACTGCGGCAAGCCGGAGACCCTGTTGGCCACCAACCGCGTGCTACTGGAGCGACGCGCGGAGCCGACGCCCGTCTACCCCGACTCGGTGGTCATCAAGCCCTCCCACATCGGCCGGGGGGTGGTGCTCTCGGGCTCGGTCATCGGCCCCTACGCCTCCATCGCCGACGGGGCCCGAATCGAGAGCTGCATCATCCGCGATTCCATCATCGGCAGCGGCGCCCGGCTCTCTCGCGTGCTCCTCAAGGGGTCCCTCGTCGGGGACAACGCCCTGGTGCGCGGGCGCTTCGACCGCCTCAACCTGGGCGACGACTCCGAGGTGACGTTCTCGTAACGGGGGCCATCGGGGTACGCGGAGTTGCCAGCGAAAAACGCATATACCCCGTAGGGGCGGGGCTCCGTCCCCGCCCGCGGGCTTAACAGGATGAGACTGTTGAAAATTCTATTTTCGCGTAATTGTTATGGTTCGCAGAGTTGTCAGCGATAAACGCATATTCCCCGTAGGGGCGGGGCTCCGTCCCCGCCCGCGGCGACTGCGGAGGACTCGTCCTGCGGGTCGCCCCTACGAAAAAACCATCCCGGGATTAGGAGCCAGAAATGACTGTCGAAGAACGGCTGGAGAAGGTGGAGCGGGAACTGGCCGCCGCGAAACTCCGCACCCGGCGCCTGTTAATCGCCGCTGGTCTGTCGCTTGGGCTCTTGGCCCTGGCCTGGCTTACCACGGGTAACACGGGACCGGTCCTGGCCCAGGAAGCCGTAGAGACTGACAGTATCATTCAGGCCAAGAGATTTGTACTGGTTGATGATGATGGCCGTACTCGTGCAGTGCTGGGCATGACCGATAGCGGACCGAAGCTGAGCATGTTAGATGAAAACGGCGTGAACCGCGCCGTTCTAGCTGTGACCGAAGTCTTCTCAGTACTGGCCCTACTCGACGAGAACGACAAGACACGAACGGCGTTGACCGTGTCTAAAGACGGGTCGCAGCTGGATCAATACGATGAGAGCGGCAAGTCTCGCGCCCAGATGGTAGCGGATAAGGATGGACCGCGGCTACTCCTAGCCGATGAAAACGGTAAGATTCGCACTGCGCTGGGCTTGGATAAGAATGGACCGTTGCTAGGCCTGCGCGATGATAATGGGATAAGCCGCGTCGCGCTGGGAGTATCTAAGGATAGAATTGAACTGAATCTAATCGACGAAAACAGCAAGCCCCGCGCCCAGTTACGCGTGACCAGGGACGGGCCAGTGCTGATTCTGGCTGACAAGAATGGCAATACAATCTGGCAAGCGCCGTAGAAGGTCCGCACCGGTGAGGCCCCCCCGGTTAT of bacterium contains these proteins:
- a CDS encoding RNA polymerase sigma factor RpoD/SigA; the protein is MTVFKTKDPTLDAYLVEINRFPVLSRQEELELALRARAGDEVATKRLIEANLRFVVKIAFKYAHQGLPLTDIISAGNEGLIIAVRHFEPERGIRLISYGVWWIRQSISRVLANDSRTIRFPFYIYCDLYRMIRMREVFQSRHGRQPSLEELSDETGITAEKLQRISTLATNRLSLNRPIVPDGETEVLDLLTDSQVESPERLLIAEDRQRELEELMAKLPKRQRRIVELHYGIGHKAMTLRQIGEVFNLSRERIRQIEAVAFAKLRREASTALTAEDALDTDRRAE
- a CDS encoding Trm112 family protein; translation: MDFDELLEILACPVCKTPVHLDGTGERIVCDSCGRRYPIRDGIPVMLVEEAEGGE
- a CDS encoding sugar phosphate nucleotidyltransferase encodes the protein MTEYQAIIPAAGIGTRLKPHTHTIPKALIRVAGKPILGYILDDVARAGIKDVTLVTGFFAEKVEDYARAAYSGLNLTFARQTEQLGLGHAVWTALGKKRDLPSLVILGDTIVEADIAGILDQPDNVIAVAPTDDPRRFGIVELSGDRIVRMVEKPADPPSNLAIVGLYLIRDSEALYRALGGNIHAGLRTKGEFQLTDALARMLADGTVFRPWKIAGWFDCGKPETLLATNRVLLERRAEPTPVYPDSVVIKPSHIGRGVVLSGSVIGPYASIADGARIESCIIRDSIIGSGARLSRVLLKGSLVGDNALVRGRFDRLNLGDDSEVTFS